The DNA window ACCTGCACGACCGGGTTGCCGGAGGTGTCGAAGGTCAGGTACCCGCCGGAGTTGGTGCCGCTGGCGCTCGTGGAGCCGGCCGTCACGGTGCCGCCGAGCCAGGTGCCGACGCCGCTGGGGGCGCGGTCGAACTCCATCCGGTAGAAGATCTGGTACGTCCTGCTGTTGCCGCAGAACCCGCCGCCGGTGACGCTGCCGGTCACGGTGGAGCCGCTGATCTGGATCGAGCCGGCGCGGCTGCCGGTGGCGCTGCGACTGGTGTTGATCAGAACCCGCGCGGTGCTGGTCGCGGGATAGGTCAGGCGCAGGACGGCGCTGCGCTGGGTGGCCGACGCCTCGACCCGGGTGCTGCCGTAGTTGCTGAGCACGGCCCGGTAGTAGCCGGGGCGGGCCTGTTCCTGTGCCTTGTCCTGGGTGGCGCGGTAGGAGGTCCACGAGCTGCCCGGCGAGGCGCCGAGCGCGCCGGTCACGGGCAGGATCCCGAGGTCCTCGTTGTTGGCGCAGCCGGCGCCGTTGAAGTGGGTGAGGCTGAACTCCTCGATCTGGGTGTCGCTGAACCGGTAGCCCGACGGTGAGGCGGTGGGGGTGTCCGGGCTCAGCTGCACCATGCCGAAGGGCTGCACCGGGCCGGGGACCGTGCTGCCGCCGGCGCCGCCGCCGACGGGGTTCGGCGCGTTGCTGTCGTCGGTGCCGATGAACGGGTTCACGTACGGGGTGAGGGTGAGCGGCGCCGCTGCGGCCGGCGAGGCGACCGCGACGAGTGTGGACGCTCCGGTGACGGCGGTGGCCACCAGGGTGAGCAGACGGGACGGGCCTGATCGGAGCATGAGGCGATCCTCCTTGAGGCGCGGACGACACTCCGTGACATCGTTGTCATCGAGAGATGTCATTGTCCTGTGTAGAGCCCAGGAAGGCGCCTGTCAATGGCGAGCTAGGAGCCGGTGATTCCCGCCGGGGCCGGTGGCCGTTCGCCGGAACCGCGGGCCAGCAGCCGGGTCGGGATCACCACCTGCCGGGCCGGGCCGCGATGGCCGTCGATCCGGTCGAGCAGCAGTCCCGCCGCACGCCGGCCCATGTCCTCCGGATCGTGTGCCACGACGCTCACGCCCAGCACGTCACCGACGTCCACCTCGTCGAAGCCCACGAGCGCGGGCGGAGCGGGGTGGCCCCGCAGGGCCCGCAGGGCGCCCAGCGTGATCCGGTTGTTCATGGTGAACAGGGCGGTCGGCGGGTCGGGGCGGCCCAGCAGCCCGCGCACGGCCTCCTCGGCGGCGTCGACGTCGTGCGCGTTCTCCACCAGGTAGTCCGTCCAGTTCGCCACGCCCACGGCGCGCATGGCCTCGGCGAAGCCGTCCAGCCGGTCCCGGTGGGTGCTCAGGCGGGCGAGGTCGCCCACCACCCCGATGCGGCGATGGCCCGCCGCGGTCAGGTGGACGCCGGCCTGCCGGGCGCCGTGGTGGTTGTCCAGCAGCACGGTGTCCGCGCTCAGCTCGACCGGCGGCCGGTCCACGAAGACGAACGGGATGCCGTGGCGGTGTTCGGCCGCGAAGTGGGCGTGTTCGGTCGCGGTCGAGGCGATCACGAGCCCGCGGACCCGCCGCTCCAGCAGCGCGTCGGCGAGCCGCCGCTCCCACTCCGGATCCTCGTCGGTGCTCGCAGTGATCAACTGGAGGCCGCGCATGCGCAGGTCACGCTCCAGGCCGCCGGCCAGCCGCGAGTAGAACGGGTTCGCGAGGTCGCCGATGAGCAGGCCGACCAGCGTCGACGTGCTCGCGCCGCGGCGGAGCTCGCGGGCCACCCCGTTCAGCCGGTAGCCGAGCTGGTCGGCGGCGTCGCGTACCCGCGAGCGGGTCTCCGGGGCCACCCGGGGCTCGCCCCCGAGGGCCCGGGAGGCGGTCTTCACCGACACGCCGGACAGCGCCGCGACCTGCGCGAGGCTCGGTCGACCAGCCTTCCGGTCAGCGGTCATGGCGGGAATTATGACACCGGCGTGTCGGGGGATCGCCGGCTCGGGCCGGCGGCCGGCCTCCCCACCCCACCTCGGCCGCCCCGGGTCGTGAGGGTCGCTCGGGAACCGCGGTATACGATTCGCGTCAACGATGTCATGGGCTGGTCGCTAGCACCCCGGCCGCGCTTGTCCGCAAGCCGAGGGGGCGTCGCGAACGTCACTCAGCGTGGCGGTCGATATTACCGACTTGTTACGCAAAAGAGCGACTTGGGCACTTGCGGAAGCGTCTCTGGCGAGATTTCCTTGCCCACGACAACGAAAAGTGAGCGAAGGTCATAACCCGCGGAGGCGGCCATGGCGTTGGCAAGGCGGTGGGAGCGATGAGCGATTTGCCCGTCCTCCTGGAGATGCGCTCCATCACCAAGGAGTTCCCCGGCGTCAAGGCCCTGGCCGACGTCAACCTGGTGGTCCGCGCGGGCGAGATCCACGCGATCTGCGGCGAGAACGGTGCGGGCAAGTCGACGCTGATGAAGGTCCTCAGCGGCGTCTACCCGTACGGCAGCTACGACGGCCAGATCATCTACCAGGGTGCCGAGACCCGCTTCGCCGACATCCGGGCGAGCGAGAACGCCGGCATCGTGATCATCCACCAGGAGTTGGCGCTCATCCCGGGCATGTCGATCGCCGAGAACATCTTCCTCGGCAACGAGCCGCGCAAGCACGGTGCGATCGACTGGAAGGCCGCCAACCGGATGGCGCTGGACCTGATGGCCCGGGTCGGCCTGCGGGAGGACCCGGACACCCTGGTCAAGGACATCGGCGTCGGCAAGCAGCAGCTCGTGGAGATCGCCAAGGCGTTCGCCAAGGACGTCAAGCTGCTCATCCTGGACGAGCCGACCGCCGCGCTCAACGAGGCCGACTCCCGGCACCTGCTGGATCTGCTGCGCGGATTCCGCTCGCGGGGCATCACCTCGATCATGATCTCGCACAAGCTCAACGAGATCGAGGCGATCGCCGACGAGATCACCATCCTGCGCGACGGCCGGACCGTCGAGACGCTGGACGTCCACGCGGACGGCGTCGACGAGGACCGGATCGTGCGGGGCATGGTCGGTCGCGAGCTGCACAGCCGGTTCCCCGACCACACCCCGAAGATCGGCGAGGTCTTCTTCGAGGTCCGGGACTGGAACGTCCGGCACCCGATCTCGGCGGAGCGGCAGGTCTGCAAGAACGAGAGCTTCGTCGTACGCCGCGGCGAGATCGTCGGCTTCGCCGGCCTGATGGGCGCCGGCCGCACCGAGCTGGCGATGAGCGTCTTCGGCCGCTCCTACGGCGTGTACGAGTCGGGCACGATCATCAAGGACGGCAAGGAGATCGTCCTGAAGTCGGTGGCCGACGCGATCGCCCACGGGCTCGCGTACGTCAGCGAGGACCGCAAGGCGATCGGCCTGAACCTGCTCGACGACATCAAGGCGTCGACCGTGGCCGCCAAGCTGTCGAAGATCTCCCGCCACGGCGTCCTGGACGAGGTCGCGGAGTACAAGGCGGCCGAGTCCTACCGGCGGGAGCTGCGCACCAAGGCGCCGTCGGTCGACGAGAGCGTCTCCAAGCTCTCGGGCGGCAACCAGCAGAAGGTCGTCCTGGCGAAGTGGATGTTCACGGACCCGGACCTCCTGATCCTCGACGAGCCGACCCGCGGCATCGACGTTGGCGCGAAGTACGAGATCTACGGCATCATCCAGCGGCTCGCCGACCAGGGGAAGGGCGTCGTCGTCATCTCCTCGGAGCTCCCCGAGTTGATCGGGCTCTGCGACCGCATCTACACCGTGTTCGAAGGCGCCATCACCGGTGAGATCGCCCGGCAGGACGCGGACCCGGAAACCCTCATGAAGCAGATGACCTCGACGAAGAAGATGCAGACACGATGAGCCGAATCAAGGACCTGCAGAAGAACCTCTTCGGAGGGACCACGTCCAACGCCCGCCAGTTCGGGATGATCTTCACCCTGGTGGCGATCGTCGTCCTGTTCCAGATCCTGACGGACGGACTGACCCTGCGGTCGGACAACCTGATCGCGTTGTTCAACCAGAACTCGTACATCCTCATCCTGGCCATCGGCATGCTGATGGTGATCGTCGCGGGGCACATCGACCTCTCGGTCGGTTCGATCGCGGCCTTCACCGGCATCCTGGTGGCCAAGGCGATGGCCGAATGGTCGCTGCCCTGGCCCGTCGCCATCCTGTTCGGCCTGGTGATCGGCGCGGTCATCGGCGCGTGGCAGGGCTTCTGGGTCGCCTACATCGGGGTGCCGGCGTTCATCGTCACCCTGGCCGGCATGCTGCTCTTCCGGGGCGGCAACCAGTTCATCGGCAACGCGAACACGATCTCCGTGCCGGAGGGCTTCCGGGTGATCGGCTCCGGCTTCCTGCCCGAGGTCGGCCCGAACACCGGCTACAACAACCTGACGCTCCTGCTCGGCCTCGCCGCGTGTGTGGCGGTGGTGTGGCGGGAGTTGCAGGCCCGCAAGACCCGCCGGGACATGGACGCCGAGCCGGCGCCGATGTGGATCTCGGTGCTCCGGATGGCCGTCATGGTCGGTGTGATCGTCTTCGCCGCGCTCCGCTTCGCCAGCGGCCGGGTCGGCACGAGCTTCCCGGTCTCCGGCATCATCCTGGTGGCGCTGGTGCTCGCGTACTCCTTCTACACCCGGAACACCGCGGGCGGCCGGCACATCTACGCCGTCGGTGGCAACTCCCGGGCCGCGGAGCTCTCCGGTGTGAAGCTCAAGCGGGTCAACTTCTTCGTCATGATGAACATGGCCGTCCTGGCCTCCCTGGCCGGCATGATCTTCGTGGCCCGTTCGGCGGCCTCCGGCCCGCAGGACGGCAACGGCTGGGAGCTGGACGCGATCGCCGCGGTCTTCATCGGTGGCGCGGCCGTCTCGGGCGGCATCGGCACCATCAGCGGCTCGATCGTCGGCGGTCTGGTCATGGCCGTGCTCAACAACGGCCTGCAACTGCTCGGCGTCGGCACCGACCGGGTCCAGATCATCAAGGGCCTCGTGCTGCTGCTGGCCGTCGCGCTCGACGTCTACAACAAGAAGCAGGGCCGGTTCTCCGTCATCGGCAGCCTCACGCGCTCGTTCCGCCGGGACACTCCCGCCCCGCCCACGGCACCACCGGACGCGGACCGGGAGACCGCCCGCACGGCCGTGCCGAGCTGACGTTTCACCCCGCCTCACACCCCGTATCACCTCTCCAGAAGGGCACCATCCAGCCATGCGTAAACTGATCGGCAAATCGATGGCCATCGGCGCCATCGCCGCGCTGGCCCTGACCGCCACCGCCTGCGGCAACGGCCGCGAGGGCGACAGCGGCGGCGCCAAGGGCGACACCAAGGGCTTCGCGGCCGACTCCCTGATCGGCGTCGCCCTGCCGGCCAAGACCTCGGAGAACTGGGTCCTCGCCGGTGACCTGTTCACCAACGGCCTCAAGGAGGCCGGCTTCAAGAGCGACGTGCAGTACGCCGGCGCGTCGACCACCGTCGCGGACCAGCAGGCCCAGATCACCGCCATGGTGACCAAGGGCGCCAAGGTCATCGTCATCGGCGCGACCGACGCCGCGCAGCTGTCCACCCAGGTGGCCGCCGCGCACGCCGCCGGCGCGAAGGTCATCGCGTACGACCGGCTCATCAAGAACACGCCGGACCTCGACTACTACGTCGCGTTCGACAACTTCAAGGTCGGCCAGCTCCAGGGCCAGGCCCTGCTCGACGGCATGAAGGCCAAGAAGCCGAACGGCCCGTACAACATCGAGCTGTTCTCCGGCTCGCCGGACGACAACAACGCCGGTGTCTTCTTCGACGGCGCGATGAGCGTCCTCAAGCCGGAGATCGACAAGGGCAACGTCGTCGTCGCCTCGAAGCAGGCCGACGTCAAGCAGACCGCCATCCAGGGCTGGAAGGCCGAGGGCGCCCAGGCCCGCATGGACCAGCTGCTGACCTCGACCTACGGCAGCAAGACGCTGGACGGCGTCCTGTCCCCGAACGACACCCTGGCCCGCGCGATCATCACGTCGATCAAGGGTGCCGGCAAGCCGATCCCGGTCGTCACCGGCCAGGACTCCGAGGTCGAGTCGGTCAAGTCGATCATGGCTGGCGAGCAGTACATGACGATCAACAAGGACACCCGGAACCTGGTCAAGCAGACCATCGAGATGGTGAAGTCCCTGCAGGCCGGTAACACCCCCGAGGTGAACGACACCAAGTCGTACAACAACGGCTCCAAGGTCGTGGACACCTACCTGCTGCCGCCGGTGGCCGTCACCAAGGCCAACGCGGCCGAGGCGTACGCCAACGACCCGAAGCTCTCCGCGCTCACCAAGTAATCCCGCTCGCACGACGAAGGGCCCCGGAGTTCGCTCCGGGGCCCTTCGTCATGCGCGGCGCGGTCGGGGCGTTGGCCGCCGACCGCGCCGGGCGGTCACCGCAGGTGCGCCTCGATGGCCTCGATGACGCGCGGGCGGAGTTCCGCCGCGCGGATGACGGCGTCGACCGAGCCGACCTCGACGGCGCGCTGGATGCTGTGCACCCGGTCGAACTCCGTGGCCACCTCGCCGACCTTCTCCGCGCGGACCGACGAGCGGAGCTCGTCCAGTTCCGCGGTCAACGCGGCGCGGTCGGCGCCGGCGGCGGCCGCCACCCGGGCCTCCAGGTCCCGCACCCGCGGGTCGGCGGCCGTGCGGGCGTTGACGTCGCCGGAGAAGACCACCGCGGCGGCCGGGGCGCCGCCCAGCACCGAGGCGAACGAGCCCTCCAGCGCCAGCACGGTCATCTTCGGGTTCAACGCCTTCGAGAACACCACGAACGCGCCGCCGTGGTAGCGCGAGATCACGCAGAACACGATGGGCCCGCGGAAGTTCACGATGGCGCGGCCGATCTCGGCGCCGTACTCCAGCTGGAGCTTGCGCATCGACTCGGGCGAGCCGTCGAAGCCCGACAGGTTCGCCAGCACCACCAGCGGCCGGTTGCCGCTGGCCGCGTTGATCGCCCGCGCGGCCTTCTTCGACGAGCGCGGGAACAGGGTGCCGGCCGTGTAGGTGTCCGGACCGTCGGTGGGCGGGAAGCCGCGGCGCGGCACCGACCGGGACTCGATGCCGAGCAGGCACACCGGGATGCCGCCGAGGTGCACGTCCTGCACCACCGCGGTCTCCGCGTCGGCCATGCCCGCCCAGCGTTCGAGCACCGGGTGGTCCTGGTCGGCGAGCGCCCGCATCACGGTCCGGATGTCGAACGGCTTCTTCCGGTCCGGGTTGGCCGCGGTGGAGAAGATCTCGCCGACGGTGGTGAAGTCGCTGCCGGCCACGGTGTGCGGGAAGTCCGAGATGTCCCGGTCGACGGGGTCGCTGGTCGTCGCCCGGCGCGGCGCCGACTCGCCCGGCGCCACGTACGTGTGGTCGTAGTGCGCCATCAGCACGTCGCGCGCGCCGGGAAGGTCGGGCGCCCAGTACTGCGCCTGCCCGTTCGGGCCCATCACCCGGTCGTAGCCGCCGATGCCGAAGTTGTCCTCGGCCGACACGCCGCCGGAGAAGTCGAGCGACTGCTTGCCGGTCAGCACCATGGCCGAGTCCGGCGTCATCACCAGGACGCCCCGGGTGTGCATGAGCATCGTCGCCTCGGCGTTCCAGTACGGCTGCGCGCCGACGTTGATGCCCGCCACCACGATGTTGATCTCACCGCCGTCCTGGGTGAACTCGACGATCCGCTTGAGCGCGGCCGCCACCCAGTCCATGTTCTCCGTGCCGGAGGTCATGGAGATCCGGGCGCCCGCGGACAGCGCGTACCACTCCAGCGGCACCCCCATCCGCTCGGCCAGGTCCAGGGCCGCGATCACGCGGCGGCACTCCGGCTCGGACAGCGCCCCGAGCGCCTTCGTGGGGTCGCCGAGCAGCACGACCCGGGTGACGCCCTGCGGGTGCCGCGGGGTCGGCGTGGTGACCACGCCCGCGACGATCGCCGCGGTGTTGCGCCCCCGGGGCCGGTCGACCGGCACCAGCGCGTGCCGGTCGTCCAGGTCGTGCTCGACGAAGTCGCCGAGCAGGCCGGTCAGCTCGTACGGGTACACCGTGTTGCGGCTGCTCGCGCGCAGCACCTTCAGCCGGTAGTCGTCCAGCGGCTCGACCGGCTCGACCGGCGGCTCGCCGACGCTCAGTTCGGCGCCGCCGGTGGCGTTGAACGAGATCCGTACGGCGATCTTGGTCAGCTCGCCGGTCCTCCGGTCGCGCTGCCGCGCGATGAACAGGATCTCCTCCAGCCCGGCGCCCGCGGTCGTCGGGCGGACCCGCCCGGCGATCATCTCCATCTCCTCGCGGGTCAGCTCGCTCGGCGGCCAGACGTAGATCACGATGCGGTTGGTCTGGAAGCGCGTCTTCGCCGGTCGCTGCGACTGGGCCCGCCGGATCGAGTCCAGGCAGGCGGCGACCGTGTCCTCGGTCGTCGGCAGGGCGACCAGCCGCCCGTCGTGCTCGCGCAGCGCGGTCAGGTCGCGCACCTGCGCGAACGCCACCAGCCGCTGGTCCGACGGGTTCTCCCGCGCCACGCACTGGAAGAGGTAGACCTCCTCGTCCGACGACGGCAGGCGGGTCAGGTCGAACTTGTGCAGCCGCTCCAGCTGCATCCGCTGGGCGATGTACGGGTGCAGGCCGCGGATCAGCCGCTCCTCGGCCATCCCGCCGCCCGACGGGCGGAAGGTGAAGTGATGGTGCATGACCGCGCCGGCCCGGCCCGCCACGGTGGTGGTGACCCGGCGGACCTGCGGGGGAAGCGGGTGCGCCTCGATGACCTCGTGCAGCGCGGCGGCCAGCCCGTCGAAGTCCTCGGGCTGGTCCTCCCACGCCAGGTAGATGTCGGCGTCGATCGGGTCCGGGCCGCTCGCCAGCTCGACGAGCCCGCGCAGGGCGCCGCCGAGCGCGTCGAAGCGCACCGCGGCGGAGACCACGCGCGAGTCGGCGCGCTCGGCGACCACGAAGGTGCACCCCGCGACCTCGCGGGTGCCGACGCCGGTGAGCCCCTTGTTCCCGTAGTACCGCCGGGTCAGCACCTCCAGCATCACCGCGTTGTCGAGGTGGTCGCGGACCAGCCGCTGGCCGAGCAGCCGCACCAGCGGCTCGGTGCTGCGTACCATCTCGGCGACGCGGTCACCGCGGTCCGGGGCGTCCGGGTGCGCGTCCAGGTGGCGCAGGTGCCTGCGGACCTCGGCGTAGACGCGGGCCCGGTTGCGGCGCAGCAGCGGCTGGGCGAACCAGGCGAACACCACGCCCCGGGCGAGGTCGGCGACCACCGGGAAGCGGACCTGCGTGGCGGCCACCAGCCGCTC is part of the Micromonospora halotolerans genome and encodes:
- a CDS encoding LacI family DNA-binding transcriptional regulator, which gives rise to MTADRKAGRPSLAQVAALSGVSVKTASRALGGEPRVAPETRSRVRDAADQLGYRLNGVARELRRGASTSTLVGLLIGDLANPFYSRLAGGLERDLRMRGLQLITASTDEDPEWERRLADALLERRVRGLVIASTATEHAHFAAEHRHGIPFVFVDRPPVELSADTVLLDNHHGARQAGVHLTAAGHRRIGVVGDLARLSTHRDRLDGFAEAMRAVGVANWTDYLVENAHDVDAAEEAVRGLLGRPDPPTALFTMNNRITLGALRALRGHPAPPALVGFDEVDVGDVLGVSVVAHDPEDMGRRAAGLLLDRIDGHRGPARQVVIPTRLLARGSGERPPAPAGITGS
- the mmsA gene encoding multiple monosaccharide ABC transporter ATP-binding protein, whose amino-acid sequence is MSDLPVLLEMRSITKEFPGVKALADVNLVVRAGEIHAICGENGAGKSTLMKVLSGVYPYGSYDGQIIYQGAETRFADIRASENAGIVIIHQELALIPGMSIAENIFLGNEPRKHGAIDWKAANRMALDLMARVGLREDPDTLVKDIGVGKQQLVEIAKAFAKDVKLLILDEPTAALNEADSRHLLDLLRGFRSRGITSIMISHKLNEIEAIADEITILRDGRTVETLDVHADGVDEDRIVRGMVGRELHSRFPDHTPKIGEVFFEVRDWNVRHPISAERQVCKNESFVVRRGEIVGFAGLMGAGRTELAMSVFGRSYGVYESGTIIKDGKEIVLKSVADAIAHGLAYVSEDRKAIGLNLLDDIKASTVAAKLSKISRHGVLDEVAEYKAAESYRRELRTKAPSVDESVSKLSGGNQQKVVLAKWMFTDPDLLILDEPTRGIDVGAKYEIYGIIQRLADQGKGVVVISSELPELIGLCDRIYTVFEGAITGEIARQDADPETLMKQMTSTKKMQTR
- the mmsB gene encoding multiple monosaccharide ABC transporter permease — translated: MSRIKDLQKNLFGGTTSNARQFGMIFTLVAIVVLFQILTDGLTLRSDNLIALFNQNSYILILAIGMLMVIVAGHIDLSVGSIAAFTGILVAKAMAEWSLPWPVAILFGLVIGAVIGAWQGFWVAYIGVPAFIVTLAGMLLFRGGNQFIGNANTISVPEGFRVIGSGFLPEVGPNTGYNNLTLLLGLAACVAVVWRELQARKTRRDMDAEPAPMWISVLRMAVMVGVIVFAALRFASGRVGTSFPVSGIILVALVLAYSFYTRNTAGGRHIYAVGGNSRAAELSGVKLKRVNFFVMMNMAVLASLAGMIFVARSAASGPQDGNGWELDAIAAVFIGGAAVSGGIGTISGSIVGGLVMAVLNNGLQLLGVGTDRVQIIKGLVLLLAVALDVYNKKQGRFSVIGSLTRSFRRDTPAPPTAPPDADRETARTAVPS
- a CDS encoding substrate-binding domain-containing protein, with amino-acid sequence MRKLIGKSMAIGAIAALALTATACGNGREGDSGGAKGDTKGFAADSLIGVALPAKTSENWVLAGDLFTNGLKEAGFKSDVQYAGASTTVADQQAQITAMVTKGAKVIVIGATDAAQLSTQVAAAHAAGAKVIAYDRLIKNTPDLDYYVAFDNFKVGQLQGQALLDGMKAKKPNGPYNIELFSGSPDDNNAGVFFDGAMSVLKPEIDKGNVVVASKQADVKQTAIQGWKAEGAQARMDQLLTSTYGSKTLDGVLSPNDTLARAIITSIKGAGKPIPVVTGQDSEVESVKSIMAGEQYMTINKDTRNLVKQTIEMVKSLQAGNTPEVNDTKSYNNGSKVVDTYLLPPVAVTKANAAEAYANDPKLSALTK
- a CDS encoding ATP-binding protein, giving the protein MFSRIAIVNRGEAAMRLIHAVRELAAETGTRIETVALHTDVDRDATFVREADLAYDLGPASARPYLNLTVLERALVETRADAAWVGWGFVAEDPAFAELCEKVGVTFVGPSPDAMRQLGDKIGAKLIAEEVGVPVAPWSRGAVETLDAARTAAAEIGYPLMLKATAGGGGRGIRVVTNEAELVDAYERTSQEAARAFGSGIVFLERLVTGARHVEVQVIADGQGTAWALGVRDCSVQRRNQKVIEESASPVLSPAQAAELKASAERLAVAVGYRGAATVEFLYHPGDRLFAFLEVNTRLQVEHPITESTTGFDLVKAQLHVAAGGRLDGEPPVERGHAIEARLNAEDPDRDFAPSPGRIARLDLPAGPGIRVDTGVSEGDTIPADFDSMIAKIIAYGRDRDEALGRLRRAMANTTVIIEGGATNKSFVLDLLDQPEVIDASADTGWIDRVRGEGRLVAHRHSAVALAAAAIEAYEEEERVERQRLLSTAAGGRPQVQHSSGRPLDLKLRGVGYRMRVARVGAHRFRVGIETAGGVRTADVELDRFDRHTGQIVVNGARYRLLTDTHGPIHLVEVDGVTHRVSRDEGGVLRSPMPALVVATPLAVGAEVEAGAPVLVLEAMKMETVLRAPFRARLKECAVSVGSQVEAGAPLLRLEPVADEDAEAADAPAAAAVELDLPVEPAEVPARTRAARGQEDLRGLLLGFDVDPHNDRRVIDDYLVARRTATEEGHRPLAEELELVNVFADLAELSRNRPTGEDGDGHVPSAREYFHTYLQSLDIERAGLPNAFQAKLAKALGHYGVGDLERSPALEAAVFRIFLAQQRASADATVIATLLRSWLREPPPDDSLREPAGLALERLVAATQVRFPVVADLARGVVFAWFAQPLLRRNRARVYAEVRRHLRHLDAHPDAPDRGDRVAEMVRSTEPLVRLLGQRLVRDHLDNAVMLEVLTRRYYGNKGLTGVGTREVAGCTFVVAERADSRVVSAAVRFDALGGALRGLVELASGPDPIDADIYLAWEDQPEDFDGLAAALHEVIEAHPLPPQVRRVTTTVAGRAGAVMHHHFTFRPSGGGMAEERLIRGLHPYIAQRMQLERLHKFDLTRLPSSDEEVYLFQCVARENPSDQRLVAFAQVRDLTALREHDGRLVALPTTEDTVAACLDSIRRAQSQRPAKTRFQTNRIVIYVWPPSELTREEMEMIAGRVRPTTAGAGLEEILFIARQRDRRTGELTKIAVRISFNATGGAELSVGEPPVEPVEPLDDYRLKVLRASSRNTVYPYELTGLLGDFVEHDLDDRHALVPVDRPRGRNTAAIVAGVVTTPTPRHPQGVTRVVLLGDPTKALGALSEPECRRVIAALDLAERMGVPLEWYALSAGARISMTSGTENMDWVAAALKRIVEFTQDGGEINIVVAGINVGAQPYWNAEATMLMHTRGVLVMTPDSAMVLTGKQSLDFSGGVSAEDNFGIGGYDRVMGPNGQAQYWAPDLPGARDVLMAHYDHTYVAPGESAPRRATTSDPVDRDISDFPHTVAGSDFTTVGEIFSTAANPDRKKPFDIRTVMRALADQDHPVLERWAGMADAETAVVQDVHLGGIPVCLLGIESRSVPRRGFPPTDGPDTYTAGTLFPRSSKKAARAINAASGNRPLVVLANLSGFDGSPESMRKLQLEYGAEIGRAIVNFRGPIVFCVISRYHGGAFVVFSKALNPKMTVLALEGSFASVLGGAPAAAVVFSGDVNARTAADPRVRDLEARVAAAAGADRAALTAELDELRSSVRAEKVGEVATEFDRVHSIQRAVEVGSVDAVIRAAELRPRVIEAIEAHLR